Genomic window (Chloroflexota bacterium):
TGGGACAAGCTCCACCCGGACATGCCCTACCCCAAGGGGATCGCGGAGCTGATCGTGGAGAAGCACCGCCACGGGCCGACGGGAAAGGTGCAGCTCTACTTCGACGAGAAGACAACGACGTTCAGGAACGCATTCGTCCGATCGAGGTAGGGGCATGGCCGCCTTTCAGGGCTTCCCGGACTGGTCGAAGAAGACGCCGGTCCCGAACCTGTTCTTCAGCGGCGTGCTGCCGCTGATAGACGACCTGGTTGAACTGAAGGTGACGTTACATGTATTCTGGCTCCTCGCGTGGAAGAAGGGGCCGTACCGGTTCGCCACGGCGCAGGAGCTTGCCGGGGACCTGGACCTGGTGTCCGGCCTGGCGCTGGAGGGGAAGGACCCGGGCAAGGAGCTGACGCGAGGGCTGGAGCGGGCGACGGCGCGGGGAACGCTGCTGCGGCTGGACCTGGAGAAGAACGGCGCGAGCGAACAGTTATATTTCATCAATACGCCGGCTGACCAGCGGGTGATCGAGCAGGCGAGGCGGGGGCAGATAGACCTGGGGGCGATGCCGAAGGCGCAGCCGATCGCGGACGCGGCGCCGGTGAAGCGGACGATCTACGAGCTGTATGAGCGGAATATCGGGATGCTGACGCCGCTCATCGCGGAGGAGCTGAAGGAGGCGGAGGGGGAGTATCCGCCGGAGTTCATCGAGGAGGCCTTTCGGGAGGCGGTACGGCTGAATAAGCGGAACTGGCGATATATCCACCGTATCTTGGAGAACTGGCAGGACCAGGGAAGGTTCAGTGGAAAGCATCAAGGACGTCCTGAAAAGGTACGGGCTGACGAACAGTCCCGGGAATACAAGGGCGGATACGTCACCAAGCGGCGGAGCTAGCGGCGCGGAGAGCGATTGCCCCCGCTGCGGCGGCATCCGCTGGGTGCGGAAGGACGTGCCGCTGAACGACCCGGACTTCGGGAGGCTGTTCCCGTGCCAGTGCCTGCTGACGGAGCAGGAAGCGAGGCGGCCGGACCGGCTGGCCCGCTATAGCAACCTTGGATCGCTGACGGGCGTGACGTTCGACACCATCGAGGAGCAACAGAAGGCGGCGAAGGAGTCGGGCGGGGCGACGCTCTTCCTTTCGACGGCGATGGCGGTGGCGAAGAAGTATGCCGCGAAGCCGGACGGCTGGCTGGTGATCGCGGGGCCGCCGGGGACGGGGAAGACGCGGCTGGCGGCGGCGATCGCCAACGAGCGGATGCGGCAGGGCGACCCGGCGCTGTTCATCTCGGCGGCGGACCTGCTGGACCACCTGCGCTCCACCTATGCGCCGAGCAGTTCAGTGGCCTATGACGAGCTGTTTGAGCAGGTGCGGAACGCGCCGCTCCTTATCCTGGACGACCTGGGCGCGGAGAGCCCGACGCCGTGGGCGCTGGAGAAGCTGAACCAGATCTTGGGCCACCGGTATAACCACCGGCTGGCGACGATCGTGACGACGGACGGCCCGGTGGAGCGGCTGGACGAGCGGATCGGCGCGCGGTT
Coding sequences:
- a CDS encoding AAA family ATPase → MESIKDVLKRYGLTNSPGNTRADTSPSGGASGAESDCPRCGGIRWVRKDVPLNDPDFGRLFPCQCLLTEQEARRPDRLARYSNLGSLTGVTFDTIEEQQKAAKESGGATLFLSTAMAVAKKYAAKPDGWLVIAGPPGTGKTRLAAAIANERMRQGDPALFISAADLLDHLRSTYAPSSSVAYDELFEQVRNAPLLILDDLGAESPTPWALEKLNQILGHRYNHRLATIVTTDGPVERLDERIGARLGDPSISQIVALARKPGHNAHGAERLDIVLPKLTFESFDPGGMDLKGAMRDNLQEAYNLAKGYARNPDGWLVLIGGSGCGKTHLAMAIANERRKQGDDVLFVLVPDFLDFLRSNLSREREAGPAYEIFDRVKRAGLLILDDFMESANSPWVQERMDLLLNYRSLNELPTVITTRMPADEMDERIRSRVNDPRLSNVFEIRAGDYRTGRDKPSHAPQRGGQQKPRGRAG
- a CDS encoding DnaD domain protein: MAAFQGFPDWSKKTPVPNLFFSGVLPLIDDLVELKVTLHVFWLLAWKKGPYRFATAQELAGDLDLVSGLALEGKDPGKELTRGLERATARGTLLRLDLEKNGASEQLYFINTPADQRVIEQARRGQIDLGAMPKAQPIADAAPVKRTIYELYERNIGMLTPLIAEELKEAEGEYPPEFIEEAFREAVRLNKRNWRYIHRILENWQDQGRFSGKHQGRPEKVRADEQSREYKGGYVTKRRS